In Prunus dulcis chromosome 2, ALMONDv2, whole genome shotgun sequence, a single genomic region encodes these proteins:
- the LOC117618247 gene encoding uncharacterized protein LOC117618247: MSQISSLKFWMANLAKLEFAALDLSGDNFLSWVLDAKIHLRANGLGQTIVDENNASPKENAKAMIFLRRHIHEALKSEYVVVDEPLVLWKALGERYHHQKTMTLPRARYEWTHLRFQDYKHSGFKKYSELVSCLLLAEQNNELLLKNHQSRPTGSAPLPEINAASQEVNATSSRGNIHKRGRWGKRGHWQGNKKNRGARSEGLGPRSGPSTNGKNASRNKGKAQMSHVPRNVDSPCHRCGAKGH, from the exons ATGTCTCAGATCTCaagcctaaagttttggatggcaaatttggcaaaactgGAGTTTGCGGCCTTGGACCTTTCCGGGGACAACTTTTTATCATGGGTCCtggatgccaaaattcatctacGAGCCAATGGCCTCGGACAAACAATTGTAGATGAGAATAATGCTTCGCCTAAAGAGAATGCGAAGGCCATGATCTTTCTTCGCCGCCACATCCATGAGGCGCTGAAAAGCGaatatgtggtggttgatgaaccgttggttctgTGGAAAGCTCTAGGTGAAAGATATCATCACCAGAAGACGATGACTCTTCCAAGAGCTAGATACGAATGGACccacttgagatttcaagattacaa acatagcggtttcaagaagtactCGGAACTTGTATCTTGCCTCTTGTTAGCTGAGCAGAATAATGAGCTATTATTAAAGAATCACCAATCTCGCCCAACGGGCTCAGCGCCACTTCCTGAAATAAATGCTGCATCTCAGGAAGTGAATGCCACTTCATCTCGTGGTAATATCCACAAACGTGGGCGATGGGGCAAGCGTGGCCACTGgcaaggaaataaaaaaaatcgtGGTGCTCGTTCAGAGGGTTTAGGTCCAAGGAGTGGTCCATCCACGAACGGCAAAAATGCATCCCGTAATAAGGGAAAGGCACAGATGAGCCATGTGCCTAGAAATGTTGATAGCCCTTGTCACAGATGTGGTGCAAAGGGACATTAG